In the genome of Fulvivirga maritima, one region contains:
- a CDS encoding tetratricopeptide repeat protein — protein sequence MKKLILFILVCCPLISFTQDKAELLKVAESTISKGDTTAGLKQFQFILTKYPQSFTAAKRLAETYFVLGDYHKAVQYCNIAMDITDNYQAEAEERMAKAPDTTTIENEKIAHYISDRAEMHHLKGNIRVRQYQRNDAIEEYRKALELKPSTEVTIDLALAYLEIGFQRDAIKLLRNVIAAEPHQARGYFNLGNVYNKLQEPDSALANYRKAIKYDPELKWPYLYSGILFTRKEKYDSALYNYDRFLAIDSTNEEVLFRRAVIHSELRNWRQAINDWHVVLALDPDNADAWRNQGLSYFQLNNYDSAILSFDQALKHNPEEAYTYINRGYSYYLIDNPEKALEDLNYGLNGLKNYYLGYYFRALTYQRLGKKKEACEDLSQAMSLGMKEQDIDKKAFKKCF from the coding sequence CTTTTACTCAAGACAAAGCTGAATTATTAAAAGTAGCTGAATCTACCATAAGTAAAGGAGACACCACTGCCGGCCTAAAACAGTTTCAATTCATACTCACTAAATATCCGCAAAGCTTCACCGCTGCCAAAAGGTTAGCTGAGACCTATTTCGTACTCGGCGACTACCATAAGGCCGTACAATACTGCAATATAGCCATGGACATTACCGATAACTATCAGGCAGAAGCAGAGGAAAGAATGGCAAAAGCACCGGATACCACAACTATTGAGAATGAAAAGATTGCGCATTATATCTCTGACCGTGCTGAGATGCACCACCTGAAAGGCAATATCAGGGTAAGACAATATCAAAGAAATGATGCGATAGAGGAATATCGCAAAGCATTAGAACTCAAACCTTCCACCGAAGTAACTATTGACCTGGCGCTGGCTTATCTGGAAATAGGCTTTCAAAGAGATGCCATTAAGCTATTGAGAAATGTAATAGCTGCAGAGCCGCACCAAGCCAGAGGCTATTTTAACCTGGGAAATGTTTATAATAAACTCCAAGAGCCAGATAGTGCTTTGGCTAATTACAGAAAAGCCATTAAATATGATCCTGAATTAAAATGGCCGTACCTCTACAGCGGCATTTTATTTACCAGAAAAGAAAAATATGATAGCGCCTTATATAACTATGATCGATTTTTAGCCATAGACAGCACCAATGAAGAAGTTCTATTTAGAAGAGCAGTAATACATAGTGAACTTAGAAATTGGAGACAAGCCATTAATGACTGGCACGTTGTATTAGCCTTAGATCCTGATAATGCTGATGCATGGCGAAATCAGGGACTCAGCTATTTCCAGCTCAACAATTATGATTCGGCTATTTTAAGCTTTGATCAGGCTTTAAAACATAACCCTGAAGAAGCCTATACATACATTAACAGAGGTTATAGTTATTACTTAATTGATAATCCTGAAAAAGCATTAGAAGATCTTAATTATGGTCTCAATGGTTTGAAAAACTATTATCTGGGTTACTACTTCAGAGCACTTACTTATCAGCGCTTAGGCAAGAAGAAAGAGGCATGCGAAGACCTGAGCCAAGCCATGTCCCTAGGTATGAAAGAGCAGGATATTGATAAAAAGGCATTTAAAAAATGTTTCTAA